A window from Megalobrama amblycephala isolate DHTTF-2021 linkage group LG21, ASM1881202v1, whole genome shotgun sequence encodes these proteins:
- the mkrn2os.2 gene encoding MKRN2 opposite strand protein produces MDKSVIKFNHCDKDIFCFFVPDQCPECGVSFSGKRLEEAPVSIPNPFSNGHKVPCAFLVASTEDNVLRDFDGRSDLHTGITNTNGIVYNYTKAGVQREHQGWERCICVPLVQPDMFSLMSQWDQYLEKFSSAQMWDPLWQSFNEETHNCYSYTLTFINCVLATQSKRALSKDEFTQSFVLPRIKRASKYMMLCREISQNHFYIVDSPRRNSQESPSEEDEDSKSN; encoded by the exons ATGGACAAGAGCGTGATCAAATTCAACCACTGTGACAAGGACATCTTTTGTTTTTTCGTCCCGGATCAGTGTCCTGAATGTGGCGTTAGTTTCAGCGGGAAGAGGCTGGAGGAAGCACCGGTCAGCATTCCCAACCCCTTCTCCAACGGACACAAAGTCCCATGCGCTTTTCTCGTGGCGTCGACAGAAGACAATGTGCTCAG GGACTTTGATGGCCGCTCTGATCTGCACACAGGAATTACTAACACCAACG GAATAGTCTACAACTACACAAAGGCCGGTGTTCAGCGAGAGCATCAGGGGTGGGAGCGCTGCATCTGTGTCCCGCTGGTCCAGCCCGACATGTTCAGTCTGATGAGCCAGTGGGATCAGTATCTGGAGAAGTTCTCCTCCGCTCAGATGTGGGATCCTCTGTGGCAAAG CTTTAATGAGGAAACGCACAACTGCTACAGCTACACGCTGACCTTCATCAACTGTGTGCTGGCCACGCAGTCCAAGCGAGCCCTGAGCAAAGACGAGTTCACGCAGTCGTTCGTCCTGCCTCGGATCAAAAGAGCTTCCAAGTACATGATGTTGTGCCGCGAGATTTCCCAGAATCACTTCTACATCGTCGACAGCCCGCGGAGAAACTCGCAGGAGAGTCCGAGTGAGGAGGACGAGGACAGCAAGAGCAACTGA